One Heteronotia binoei isolate CCM8104 ecotype False Entrance Well chromosome 10, APGP_CSIRO_Hbin_v1, whole genome shotgun sequence genomic region harbors:
- the LOC132578360 gene encoding Golgi-associated plant pathogenesis-related protein 1-like encodes MGKSASKQFAEEVLKAHNDYRKKHGSPPLKLCKKLNREAQQYSEALASTRTLKHSSESNNGKYGENLTLSSYELSGKEVAYRWYSEIENYNFQSPGSSCNTRHFTAMVWKNTKKMGIGKAAASDGSTFVVARYEPAGSFGNKGLYEQNVLPRKK; translated from the exons CTTCCAAACAGTTTGCAGAAGAGGTCTTAAAAGCTCACAATGACTACAGAAAGAAGCATGGCAGTCCCCCTCTAAAACTCTGCAAAAAGTTAAACAGGGAAGCGCAGCA GTATTCAGAGGCACTTGCTAGCACAAGAACCCTCAAGCATAGTTCTGAGTCTAATAATGGAAAATACGGAGAAAATTTAACATTGTCTTCTTACGAGCTGTCAG GGAAAGAAGTAGCTTACAGATGGTATAGCGAAATAGAAAATTACAACTTTCAGAGTCCAGGATCTTCCTGTAACACAa GACACTTCACAGCAATGGTTTGGAAGAACACCAAAAAGATGGGAATCGGAAAGGCAGCAGCAAGTGACGGCTCCACATTCGTGGTGGCCAGATacgagccagctggcagtttcGGCAACAAGGGCCTCTACGAGCAGAACGTTCTTCCCCGCAAGAAATAA